From Zea mays cultivar B73 chromosome 3, Zm-B73-REFERENCE-NAM-5.0, whole genome shotgun sequence:
ACGGGACGGGCTCGACAACACTTGGCTCATGTCTCTTTTTTTGTCGAACACCTAGCGGACGTTGTGGGACTTCGCTTGCTTCATCGACACACGCAAATCACTCCACACCGGAGGCAGTAGCAAGGTAATGACGAGACGAACAGAGCTATGCAGGTTCTAAGGCGTCGAGCGCTGCGGGGAGAAACAGAACACGGCCATGGGCGACCACCATGGTCGAGAGCTAAGGGGCGCAGCCAGGCGAGCACCAAAGACGAGCCAGGGACCACGGAAGAGGGAGCAGCGGCGCTCGCCAGCGAGCCGGAGCACGAAAGACGCGGCCACGGCTGGAGAGGGGCTCGGCTGGGAGCTTCTGCGAGCTGGAGGGAGCAGAGGAGATGGGGAGGGACGCGACGCTGGAGAAGCAAGGCGGGCGCGCCATGGGGAGTGGGCGGACTGAGGCCGGGACCAGGGGCACGGCGCAGAGGGTAGGCCGCGGCGAGGTCCGAGCGAGCTGGGGCAGAGACGTGTGCATCAGGGAGCCGTGCGGTTGGCCGTGGAGATGGGCAGAGGGACTCGAGCAGAGGGAGGAATTTCGGCTGGGAAGGGAAATCCGAGCAGGAGCTGCGACGGTGAGGCTCCATGGCGAGCCGGGCGAGCAGGGGGAACCAGCAGCGGGCGCAGCAGGGAGCCGGCgcgccatggctggagcacaAGCGAGCACAAACCGAGAGCAGGGTGCGGCGGATTCTAGGCAGGGTCGAGGAGATGCTGGGGAGGAGCCGAGCACCAGTCACCGGAGCAGGGAGAAGCTACCGCCAGAGACTGAGAACGAGCGCTTGGAAGCCATGGCTACTACTCCGACGGCTAGAGAAGAACACCAGGGCGATGCGTAGATAGAAGAGCAGGGCAGGGGCGCTCGGCTGAGAGCAGAAGATGAACACCGCGGTGGGATTTTTATCCAGGGTGGCCGAGCGGATGGGAGCGAGGCAACGGCGGTGAGATTTTTCACTTGCGCGCGTAGAGATAATACCGACGACTGTAGAAAAATCAGAGAGAAGGCAGCTCGAAAAATCAAGGAGAGGGAAGAGATATGGCCAACGATTGAAATATCAGAGGGAAAGCGGTAGCCGTGAGAAAAATCAGGGATAGAAAAAAAATCTTCATCTGCCATGCGATAGGAACGTGATGatttttctctttcttttttttAAGATTCATTTTCTTATTTTTTTTCCTTTAACAAAGAATCGCAGATATTTTTACAATCACGATTTTTAGCAATGTAAAATGGGTCGGCAGTAATTGTGACTGTTGATTCGATTCAAAAATCTGATAAATTTACCTGCGGTCTGAACATCTGATTTCACGGCCATAGATAATTTACCAGCGAGTCGAGACTCACATTTTGGATCCTCATACGCGATTTCACGGTTGACGAATGGGAACCGAATTATTTGTATCGACAACCATAGTCGACGAGTTCTGACTAATTTGTTCGGCGTGATTCGACCGAAATTAGCTGAAACCCGATCCACCATGTATACACGATTTCGTCGCCCAAAACAGGGTGCGGACGGATAAATTGGATCGTAGCCTCGCGCAAGATTTCGCACGATTCGAATTATTTTACCCCGAGCATTTTAGTTGTCGAGTTCAAAATTAATTGGCCTGAGATAAAATCGTCCGAGTGGGTCAAGCTTCCAaatttcgtattcgcgcgagcgatgagtttaaataatcaccggatgcATGGATTTTTAGAACGACAATGTTCCGACCATCACGAAAATttcggaagagcccggatagataaaaataaaaacgatgtcgcactcgcgatagatggaacagatgcgatataaaaatcgcgataggcgaagagGATTAAAATTTAgtatctgttttatccactgatattacgtgcttaaatccatactcgttgtcgagcggaatataaacaccaggggtgttacagagggcaccttcatcagccaaacaaagtacattcaagacatacttaccaagtttggaatgaaggatgtcaagcccatcaagacacccatgggaacaaatgggcatctcgacctcgacacgagaggtaaatccgtagatcaaaaggtatatcggtcgatgataggatccttactctatttatgtgcatctcgaccggacattacgatttctgtatgcatgtgtgcaaggttccaagacgatcctaaggaagttcaccctagggccgtgaaaagaatcatgagatatttagtttacacacctaagtttggtgtttggtaccccaagggatccacttttgatttaataggatattccgatgtcgattgggcagggtgtaaaattgatagaaagagcacatcagggacttgttagtttttggggagatccctggtgtcttgggcttcaaagaaacaaaactaaatagctctttccaccgccgaagccgagtatattgccacaggccatgcATATCAAGTAGAAgtatatattggtttaattccaagcaacctttgcactgacCTTAtgcaactagttcaattctgcacttatatatttgctttggtttgtgttggcatcaatcaccaaaaagggggagattgaaagggaaatagggtttaaccttttcctataaatgattttggtggttgaatgcccaacacaaataattggactaactagtttgctctagattatatattctataggtgctaaaggttca
This genomic window contains:
- the LOC100272680 gene encoding uncharacterized protein LOC100272680, whose protein sequence is MEPHRRSSCSDFPSQPKFLPLLESLCPSPRPTARLPDAHVSAPARSDLAAAYPLRRAPGPGLSPPTPHGAPALLLQRRVPPHLLCSLQLAEAPSRAPLQPWPRLSCSGSLASAAAPSSVVPGSSLVLAWLRPLALDHGGRPWPCSVSPRSARRLRTCIALFVSSLPCYCLRCGVICVCR